A genomic stretch from Helianthus annuus cultivar XRQ/B chromosome 1, HanXRQr2.0-SUNRISE, whole genome shotgun sequence includes:
- the LOC110941551 gene encoding protein FAR1-RELATED SEQUENCE 5-like, with protein sequence MTVAVSGSSHGPSMFAESSRGQLDGPSNPYFVFDTPQGTRYWIPNVADKFIPVCGKSYPTFADVLSMYELYAFEAGFSVKKGQTKVWNGIPTHKYLRCSKYGKPQPKRTFDTLDESSVKHRRTNFTWCDCKASILVSISNDSYTVLSFDDIHNHELVESYNRDLSKISRKLSFSTKQFIHNMSLNRIGPMRAYRCLVALKGGHHNVNGTLVDFKNFSHQLRIFIGERDAQVFLERLRERFDNLPNFYFDYTVSNGKLSSVFWADEISKLNYKAFGDVLAFDATYSTNRYKMVFVPFTGVDHHFQCVTFGAGLISTESIESYVWLLKAFDLSLA encoded by the exons ATGACTGTTGCTGTTTCTGGATCATCTCATGGTCCTTCTATGTTTGCTGAATCATCACGCGGCCAGTTAGACG GGCCATCGAATCCATACTTTGTTTTTGATACCCCTCAGGGAACCCGTTACTGGATTCCTAACGTCGCTGATAAGTTCATACCAGTGTGTGGGAAATCTTATCCAACTTTTGCGGATGTTCTTTCCATGTATGAACTTTATGCGTTTGAAGCAGGTTTTTCTGTAAAAAAAGGGCAAACTAAAGTCTGGAATGGAATTCCCACACACAAGTATCTTCGATGCTCAAAATATGGAAAACCACAACCAAAGAGGACTTTCGACACCCTAGATGAATCTTCTGTTAAGCACCGGAGGACCAACTTCACATGGTGTGACTGTAAGGCAAGCATACTAGTCTCGATCTCGAACGATTCATACACAGTTCTGAGTTTCGATGATATTCATAATCATGAACTTGTTGAGAGTTACAACCGTGATCTTAGCAAGATATCACGGAAGCTGTCATTCTCCACGAAACAATTTATTCACAATATGAGTCTAAACCGCATCGGACCAATGAGAGCTTATAGATGTCTTGTAGCTTTAAAAGGAGGGCATCACAATGTCAATGGGACTCTGGTGGATTTTAAAAACTTTAGCCACCAGTTGCGAATTTTTATTGGTGAACGCGACGCACAAGTTTTCCTTGAACGCCTGCGTGAGCGTTTTGACAACCTACCCAACTTCTATTTTGATTACACTGTATCAAATGGAAAGTTGTCTTCTGTATTCTGGGCTGATGAGATTTCAAAGCTAAACTACAAAGCTTTTGGCGATGTCCTCGCGTTTGACGCAACTTACAGCACAAACAG GTACAAGATGGTTTTTGTGCCATTCACGGGTGTGGATCATCATTTCCAATGTGTTACATTTGGAGCGGGTTTGATATCAACCGAGTCCATTGAATCTTATGTGTGGTTGCTTAAGGctttt gatctatcacttgcttgA
- the LOC110934522 gene encoding uncharacterized protein LOC110934522 encodes MDLLRQEDEPFDYVGKYGTQTGLFSLKIHYNGQFGIKNQNLCYITGKVIYVDFMDTDMFCIHDVNDAMRLLGFSEDKVHHFYFVVPGSEIHSGLMSLSTDDDVRVMSEYVLQGSKVISLYVEHGLGIATEDVTVNNGKVDDPKNAQVDEDVTVNAGNVDDPKNAQVDEDVTVNAGNVDEPKNAQVDEEVTVNVDFDINDVENRTEKFSNEDVENILRQTVVDASFNELFSDHNTLGDVLKPYVRPAEQKEKGNENEKAKQSERVEHDNEDSGDEDIVDEENEVFEVEVDMSQFNDKFQAKHQMNNEKETDNATETSVDDTEHDPLEEEYLSNDSLGTSESEGELTIEKHRKKAFRRIRKQQEASKEKCAFYVGQTFGDNSQVKTLIRRHAIETRREIFFYRNDQERIRAHCKGRIPDFEMAQEKEGPSESQKDGPNESQKDGGRLTKENPNKCPWVVYVAKLKDEPTWVVKTYNPQHKCFQTRTSRHFTSEWISKEIMLDIESNPKIPIKAIKDQLQRKFMMEVSTMKAFRAKNMAAKHVIGDYTKQYRLLRDYGLELQRTNPNTTFKIDLEPSSINASSSNRVFRRVYICLGPLKEGFKACKREILGLDGAFMKGPFPGQLLTAVAMDPNNGIYPLAYAIAEAESKDSWTWFLDLLRDDLELPVNANFTFISDRQKGIIPAIAAVFPSAEHRYCVRHIHQVGLRLRCRAKTEVLLNNLCEVFNARLVDGRDKPIISALEYVREYCMKRIVNVLKVIAKTDGVLTPKAAEHFELVKKHAANLIVQWNGGPKYQVSCYLGERYGEQFVVDVIERTCTCRKWEIRGMPCTHAVATNWDMAANGLKVDIPERWVDECYWLSTWKKVYSYKIGPINGRSMWPRAHCSTKLLEPMYHKPVGRPRKMRRKDEMEKEDSMVKDGKLSRKWKTVTCGSCGGKGHNKRRCTGQGSTAAQSS; translated from the exons ATGGATcttttgagacaagaagatgaaCCATTTGACTACGTTGGCAAATACG GTACACAAACAGGATTATTTTCTCTGAAGATACACTACAATGGGCAATTTGGAATCAAAAATCAAAATCTTTGCTACATAACTGGTAAGGTAATCTATGTTGATTTCATGGATACGGACATGTTTTGTATCCATGATGTCAACGATGCTATGAGGTTGTTAGGGTTTTCAGAAGATAAAGTTCATCATTTTTATTTTGTGGTTCCTGGTAGTGAGATACATAGTGGTCTTATGTCTTTAAGCACTGATGATGATGTACGAGTCATGAGTGAATATGTGCTACAAGGTTCCAAAGTTATAAGTCTTTATGTAGAGCATGGTTTAGGCATTGCAACTGAAGATGTGACAGTCAATAATGGTAAAGTAGATGACCCTAAGAATGCACAAGTAGATGAAGATGTGACAGTCAATGCTGGTAATGTAGATGACCCTAAGAATGCACAAGTAGATGAAGATGTGACAGTCAATGCTGGTAATGTAGATGAACCAAAGAATGCACAAGTAGATGAAGAGGTAACAGTGAATGTAGACTTTGATATCAATGATGTTGAAAATAGGACTGAGAAGTTTAGTAATGAAGATGTTGAGAATATCCTAAGACAGACTGTTGTTGATGCTTCTTTTAATGAgctgtttagtgatcacaacacaCTTGGTGATGTTTTAAAACCTTATGTAAGGCCAGCTGAACAGAAGGAAAAGGGTAATGAGAATGAAAAGGCTAAACAGAGTGAAAGGGTTGAACATGATAATGAGGATAGTGGTGATGAGGACATTGTCGATGAGGAAAATGAGGTGTTTGAGGTAGAAGTTGATATGAGTCAGTTTAATGACAAGTTCCAGGCTAAGCATCAGATGAACAATGAAAAAGAAACTGATAATGCTACTGAAACAAGTGTGGATGATACTGAACATGATCCCTTAGAAGAAGAATATCTTAGCAATGATTCCCTTGGCACATCTGAATCTGAAGGAGAACTTACCATTGAAAAGCATAGGAAAAAAGCATTTAGGAGGATTAGGAAACAACAAGAAGCTAGTAAGGAAAAATGTGCATTTTATGTAGGTCAAACATTTGGTGATAATTCACAGGTGAAGACCCTCATCAGAAGACATGCAATTGAAACAAGAAGGGAGATTTTTTTCTATAGGAATGATCAGGAAAGGATAAGGGCCCATTGCAAAGGGAGAATTCCTGATTTTGAAATGGCCCAAGAAAAAGAAGGCCCAAGTGAAAGTCAAAAAGATGGCCCAAATGAAAGTCAGAAAGATGGTGGTAGGTTAACAAAAGAAAACCCTAATAAATGTCCTTGGGTTGTGTATGTGGCTAAGCTTAAAGATGAACCTACCTGGGTGGTTAAAACCTATAACCCACAACATAAGTGTTTTCAGACAAGAACTTCAAGACACTTCACATCTGAATGGATATCCAAGGAGATAATGTTGGATATTGAATCAAACCCCAAGATCCCAATCAAAGCTATCAAGGATCAGTTGCAGAGGAAATTCATGATGGAAGTTTCAACAATGAAGGCATTTAGGGCCAAAAATATGGCTGCAAAGCATGTGATTGGTGATTATACAAAGCAATACAGGCTGCTAAGGGATTATGGCCTTGAACTACAGAGAACAAACCCTAACACAACTTTTAAAATTGACCTTGAACCATCCAGTATTAATGCTTCTTCAAGTAACAGGGTTTTCAGAAGGGTGTACATCTGTCTTGGTCCATTGAAGGAGGGATTTAAGGCTTGCAAAAGAGAAATCCTTGGTTTGGATGGAGCTTTTATGAAGGGGCCATTCCCTGGTCAACTGTTGACTGCTGTGGCTATGGATCCCAATAATGGGATCTACCCACTGGCATATGCTATAGCTGAGGCAGAGTCAAAAGATTCCTGGACATGGTTCTTGGATCTTTTAAGGGATGATCTTGAATTACCTGTGAATGCCAATTTCACTTTCATCTCAGATAGGCAGAAAGGAATCATCCCAGCCATTGCTGCTGTCTTCCCTAGTGCAGAACACAGATATTGTGTTAGACACATTCATCAGGTAGGGCTAAGACTGAGGT GTAGGGCTAAGACTGAGGTGTTGTTAAACAATTTGTGTGAGGTGTTTAATGCAAGATTGGTGGATG GCAGGGATAAGCCCATTATCAGTGCTCTTGAATATGTTAGAGAGTATTGCATGAAAAGGATTGTCAATGTGCTGAAGGTTATTGCTAAGACTGATGGTGTGTTGACTCCAAAAGCTGCTGAGCATTTTGAGCTTGTCAAAAAACATGCAGCCAATTTAATTGTCCAGTGGAATGGTGGTCCTAAGTATCAAGTTAGTTGTTATTTGGGTGAAAGATATGGAGAGCAGTTTGTTGTGGATGTCATTGAGAGGACCTGCACATGCAGGAAAtgggaaataaggggcatgcctTGTACACATGCTGTTGCCACCAACTGGGATATGGCTGCAAATGGTTTGAAG GTTGACATACCAGAGAGATGGGTGGATGAGTGCTACTGGTTGTCTACATGGAAGAAGGTATACTCTTACAAAATAGGGCCAATCAATGGAAGAAGCATGTGGCCTAGGGCACACTGTAGTACAAAACTCCTTGAACCAATGTACCACAAACCTGTTGGCAGACCCAGGAAGATGAGAAGAAAGGATGAAATGGAGAAGGAAGATAGCATGGTTAAAGATGGCAAGTTGAGTAGGAAATGGAAGACAGTGACATGTGGAAGCTGTGGAGGAAAAGGTCACAATAAAAGAAGGTGCACCGGACAAGGCTCAACTGCTGCTCAATCTAGTTAA
- the LOC110934543 gene encoding uncharacterized protein LOC110934543, with amino-acid sequence MVMCKCGRAALMKTSKTSKNPERRFYTCPQMRSKCKFFVWIDPPVNSPPSPELGFHKAPNHSSSIEVRFEELKHEIRRKDAALVMSWCILVGLLVLILVVVLISLLLKPS; translated from the exons ATGGTGATGTGCAAGTGTGGTAGAGCAGCATTGATGAAGACATCGAAGACCTCCAAAAACCCTGAACGGAGATTTTATACATGCCCACAAATG aGATCAAAATGTAAGTTCTTTGTGTGGATTGATCCTCCTGTGAACTCTCCTCCATCCCCAGAGTTAGGGTTTCATAAAGCCCCAAATCACAGTTCGAGCATTGAAGTCAGATTTGAAGAATTGAAGCATGAAATTAGAAGAAAGGATGCTGCATTAGTGATGAGTTGGTGTATACTTGTTGGCCTTTTAGTGTTAATCCTTGTAGTTGTTTTGATCAGTCTTCTCTTGAAGCCTTCATAA